The proteins below are encoded in one region of Asticcacaulis excentricus CB 48:
- a CDS encoding type II secretion system F family protein, which yields MKELAFTLMQPANLIALVVAILAFLAVLTLLRSSLSGEQLDKRMKAVAQRREELRRQSRQSMVQASNSGLRQTDESLYKRIVDRLNLKTLLEDPKVVDKLAMAGFRGPKPITTFYFFRFLMPFVMGALSTFYIYVVNDFGQPPNIKILICVAMFVAGYYAPNIYISNAASKRRASIVTAFPDALDLLLICVEAGMSIEAALQKVSQEIGSASIELAEELSLLVAELSYLPERRMAYEGLARRTNYPGIKSVCTAMIQAEKYGTPLGTALRVMAKENRELRLSAAEKKAAALPAQLTVPMIVFFLPVLFVVILGPAILNIMDMMGKK from the coding sequence ATGAAAGAGCTGGCCTTCACCCTGATGCAGCCGGCCAATCTGATTGCCCTTGTGGTCGCCATACTGGCCTTTTTGGCGGTTCTGACCCTGCTGCGCTCATCCCTGTCGGGGGAGCAGTTGGACAAGCGGATGAAGGCCGTAGCGCAACGACGCGAAGAACTGCGTCGTCAGTCACGTCAATCCATGGTTCAAGCCAGCAACAGCGGTCTGCGCCAGACCGACGAGAGCCTTTACAAGCGGATCGTCGATCGCCTGAATCTGAAGACCCTGCTCGAAGACCCCAAGGTGGTGGACAAGCTGGCCATGGCTGGTTTCCGCGGGCCCAAACCCATTACCACCTTCTATTTCTTCCGCTTCCTGATGCCCTTCGTCATGGGAGCGCTTTCGACCTTCTACATCTATGTGGTCAACGATTTCGGACAGCCGCCGAACATCAAGATCCTGATCTGCGTCGCCATGTTTGTCGCCGGCTACTACGCCCCGAACATCTACATCAGTAACGCCGCATCCAAGCGCCGCGCCTCCATCGTTACCGCCTTTCCTGATGCGCTAGACCTGCTGCTGATTTGTGTGGAAGCGGGTATGTCGATCGAAGCCGCCCTGCAAAAGGTGTCGCAGGAAATCGGCTCGGCCTCCATCGAACTGGCTGAAGAACTGTCACTGCTGGTGGCCGAACTTTCCTATCTGCCTGAGCGCCGCATGGCCTATGAGGGCCTGGCGCGCCGCACAAACTATCCAGGGATCAAGTCGGTCTGTACGGCGATGATTCAGGCCGAAAAATACGGCACACCGCTCGGCACGGCCCTGCGCGTCATGGCCAAGGAAAACCGCGAACTGCGTCTGTCCGCAGCGGAAAAGAAGGCGGCCGCCCTGCCCGCTCAGCTGACCGTGCCGATGATCGTGTTCTTCCTGCCGGTTCTTTTCGTCGTGATCCTCGGTCCGGCCATCCTCAACATCATGGATATGATGGGCAAGAAGTAG
- the pseI gene encoding pseudaminic acid synthase — protein MTPEIRISGRKIGTAHSPYIICELSGNHNGSLERALALVDAAADTGCDAIKLQTYTADTITLKSDRPEFQLKGGLWDGYSLYDLYEEAHTPWDWHPALFERAAKRGVTMFSSPFDDTAVDFLNDLGAPAFKIASFELIDLPLVAYAASKGKPLIMSTGMANLSEIEAAVATARQYGTGEIVLLHCVSEYPADIRDANVRVVPDLGAKFGCPSGLSDHTFGTAASVAAIAVGGCVIEKHFTLARADGGPDSGFSLEPAEFTALVKDCKDAWAALGHIHYDTLGSERGSKTFRRSLYVVEDVKAGDIFTKASVRSVRPGLGLPPARLWDVLGKKAIRDIARGEPLSDDMVG, from the coding sequence ATGACCCCCGAAATCCGCATTTCCGGCCGCAAGATCGGTACGGCTCACAGCCCCTATATCATTTGCGAACTGTCGGGGAACCATAATGGCTCGCTCGAACGCGCGCTGGCGCTGGTCGATGCCGCCGCCGATACGGGCTGCGACGCCATCAAGCTCCAGACCTATACCGCCGACACCATCACGCTGAAATCCGACCGTCCGGAGTTTCAGTTGAAGGGCGGCCTGTGGGACGGTTATTCGCTCTATGACCTCTATGAGGAAGCGCATACGCCCTGGGACTGGCACCCGGCTTTGTTTGAGCGGGCGGCCAAACGCGGCGTGACGATGTTTTCGTCGCCCTTTGACGATACGGCGGTCGATTTTCTCAATGATCTGGGTGCACCGGCCTTCAAGATCGCCTCGTTTGAGTTGATCGACCTGCCGCTGGTCGCCTATGCCGCCTCAAAGGGCAAGCCGCTGATTATGTCTACGGGAATGGCCAATCTGTCCGAAATCGAAGCGGCAGTGGCTACGGCGCGCCAGTACGGCACCGGCGAGATCGTGCTTTTGCATTGCGTCAGTGAATACCCAGCCGACATCCGCGATGCCAATGTGCGCGTCGTCCCGGATCTGGGGGCGAAGTTCGGCTGCCCGTCGGGCCTCAGCGACCATACGTTCGGCACGGCGGCTTCGGTGGCCGCGATTGCGGTCGGCGGCTGCGTCATCGAAAAGCACTTCACGCTGGCGCGCGCCGATGGCGGGCCAGATTCGGGCTTTTCGCTTGAACCGGCGGAATTTACCGCACTGGTGAAGGACTGCAAGGACGCCTGGGCGGCACTGGGGCACATCCATTACGACACTTTGGGCTCTGAGCGCGGCTCCAAGACCTTCCGTCGCTCTCTCTATGTCGTTGAGGACGTCAAGGCGGGCGATATATTCACCAAAGCCAGTGTGCGCTCGGTACGTCCTGGGCTGGGGCTGCCGCCCGCGCGCCTGTGGGACGTGCTGGGCAAAAAGGCGATCCGGGACATTGCACGCGGCGAACCGCTCAGCGACGATATGGTGGGCTAA
- a CDS encoding ATPase, T2SS/T4P/T4SS family, giving the protein MFGKRPTDTSGKPAGFGAARAAAPSPGAQAAAQMRPQALSGANASAEKPKDIKGAPPPTKPGGDIATRPQGVAETSPSAEDRRTTDKPAPKAGKMAAGLDQMHKAQTVTEIVREQSDYYHATKTAIFNALLNTIDLSQLAQLDQKAAAEEIRDIVSELVTIKNVSMSNAEQDALVQDIINDVLGYGPLEPLLARDDIADIMVNGAGRVFIEVSGKVQLTNVRFRDNAQLMNICQRIVSQVGRRVDESSPICDARLPDGSRVNVIAPPLALDGPTLTIRKFKKDKLTMRNLVEFGSISPEGARVLGVIGASRCNVLISGGTGSGKTTLLNTMTAFIDPTERVITCEDAAELQLQQPHVVRLETRPPNLEGQGAITMRDLVKNCLRMRPERIIVGEVRGPEAFDLLQAMNTGHDGSMGTLHANSPREAISRLESMITMGGYGLPSRTIREMIVGSVDIIVQAARLRDGSRRITHITEVLGLEGDVIITQDLFLYEIEGENKEGKIIGRHRSTGIGRPRFWDRARYYGLERELAEALDAAE; this is encoded by the coding sequence GTGTTCGGAAAGCGCCCCACCGATACATCGGGTAAGCCCGCCGGTTTCGGCGCCGCGCGCGCGGCCGCACCGTCACCGGGCGCTCAGGCCGCCGCGCAGATGCGCCCGCAGGCGCTGAGCGGAGCTAATGCGTCTGCCGAAAAACCCAAGGATATAAAGGGTGCACCGCCTCCGACCAAGCCTGGCGGGGATATCGCTACGCGTCCGCAGGGCGTCGCTGAGACGTCGCCCTCGGCCGAAGATCGCCGTACTACAGACAAGCCAGCCCCCAAGGCGGGCAAGATGGCGGCCGGTCTCGACCAGATGCACAAGGCGCAGACGGTCACCGAGATCGTGCGCGAGCAGTCGGACTACTACCACGCCACCAAGACAGCGATCTTCAACGCGCTTTTAAACACCATCGACCTGTCGCAGCTGGCGCAACTGGATCAGAAAGCGGCTGCAGAAGAAATCCGCGACATCGTCTCGGAACTGGTGACGATCAAGAATGTCTCCATGTCCAACGCCGAGCAGGATGCGCTCGTTCAGGACATTATCAACGACGTTCTGGGTTACGGGCCACTGGAGCCGCTGTTGGCGCGCGACGACATTGCCGACATCATGGTCAATGGTGCGGGCCGCGTCTTCATAGAAGTCTCGGGCAAGGTACAACTGACCAATGTGCGCTTCCGCGACAATGCGCAGCTCATGAATATCTGTCAGCGCATCGTGTCACAGGTCGGGCGTCGCGTCGATGAAAGTTCACCCATCTGTGACGCCCGTCTACCGGACGGTTCGCGCGTTAACGTCATCGCGCCGCCTTTGGCGCTCGATGGCCCGACGCTTACCATCCGGAAGTTCAAGAAAGACAAGCTAACCATGCGCAATCTGGTGGAGTTCGGCTCCATCAGTCCGGAAGGGGCACGTGTACTGGGTGTCATCGGGGCGTCGCGCTGTAACGTGCTGATCTCCGGCGGTACGGGCTCGGGCAAGACGACGCTGCTCAACACGATGACGGCCTTTATCGACCCGACCGAGCGCGTCATCACCTGCGAGGACGCCGCCGAACTGCAACTTCAGCAGCCACACGTGGTGCGTCTGGAAACCCGCCCGCCCAACCTCGAAGGTCAAGGCGCGATCACCATGCGTGATCTGGTCAAGAACTGTCTGCGGATGCGACCCGAGCGCATCATCGTCGGCGAAGTGCGCGGCCCGGAGGCCTTCGACCTCCTACAGGCCATGAACACTGGCCACGACGGCTCGATGGGCACTCTGCACGCCAACAGCCCTCGCGAAGCCATCTCGCGTCTGGAATCGATGATCACAATGGGCGGTTATGGTTTGCCGTCGCGCACGATCCGCGAAATGATCGTGGGGTCGGTGGACATCATCGTTCAGGCGGCCCGTCTACGCGACGGTTCGCGCCGCATCACCCACATCACCGAAGTTCTCGGCCTTGAAGGCGACGTCATCATCACGCAGGACCTCTTCCTTTATGAGATCGAGGGCGAGAATAAGGAAGGCAAGATCATAGGCCGCCACCGCTCGACCGGCATTGGTCGTCCGCGCTTCTGGGACCGTGCACGTTATTACGGTCTGGAGCGCGAACTAGCGGAGGCGCTCGATGCAGCCGAATAA
- the pseB gene encoding UDP-N-acetylglucosamine 4,6-dehydratase (inverting), translating into MSDLLREFSPIGDPVQGKVVLITGGTGSFGRKLVDTLLGRYDPRKVIIFSRDELKQYEMRQALEERYDADKLSKLRFFLGDVRDRQRLELAFRGVDVVVHAAALKQVPAAEYNPSECIATNVNGAENVVWACLQQRVQRVVALSTDKACSPINLYGATKLASDKIFVAANNLSGDIGTRFCVVRYGNVVGSRGSVVPYFNRLLAQGATELPITDMRMTRFWISLHQGVDFVLSCLETTRGGEIFVPKIPATTVCDLATAMAPQAGHKVIGIRPGEKLHEIMISADDSRSTWELPDRYFIEPEFVEYARTPTSTTGATKVDEGFAYSSDINPERLDVEGIRDLMKAYLA; encoded by the coding sequence ATGAGTGACCTTTTGCGAGAGTTTTCCCCGATCGGGGACCCGGTTCAGGGTAAGGTGGTGCTGATTACTGGCGGGACGGGCAGTTTCGGGCGAAAGCTCGTAGACACGCTACTTGGCCGCTACGACCCTCGCAAAGTGATCATCTTCTCGCGAGACGAATTGAAGCAGTATGAGATGCGTCAGGCGCTGGAAGAACGCTATGACGCGGACAAGCTGTCAAAGCTGCGCTTTTTCCTCGGCGATGTGCGCGACCGGCAGCGGCTGGAGCTGGCCTTCCGAGGCGTCGACGTGGTTGTGCACGCCGCTGCGCTGAAGCAGGTGCCGGCGGCCGAGTATAACCCTTCCGAATGCATCGCGACCAATGTCAACGGCGCGGAAAACGTCGTCTGGGCGTGCTTACAACAGCGCGTGCAGCGGGTGGTGGCGCTTTCCACCGATAAGGCGTGTTCGCCGATCAACCTCTATGGTGCGACCAAGCTGGCGTCGGACAAGATTTTCGTCGCTGCCAACAACCTGTCCGGTGACATCGGCACGCGCTTCTGCGTGGTGCGATACGGCAATGTCGTTGGCTCACGCGGGTCGGTGGTGCCCTACTTCAACCGCCTTCTGGCGCAGGGCGCGACCGAACTGCCCATTACCGATATGCGCATGACACGCTTCTGGATTTCGCTGCATCAGGGCGTCGATTTCGTCCTGTCGTGCCTTGAGACCACGCGCGGCGGCGAAATCTTCGTGCCTAAGATTCCGGCCACCACGGTGTGTGACCTGGCCACTGCCATGGCCCCGCAGGCCGGCCATAAGGTGATCGGTATCCGTCCGGGTGAAAAGCTGCACGAGATCATGATTTCCGCTGACGATTCGCGCTCGACCTGGGAATTGCCGGACCGTTACTTCATTGAGCCGGAATTCGTCGAATACGCCCGCACGCCCACCAGCACCACCGGTGCAACCAAGGTCGACGAGGGCTTTGCCTATTCCAGCGATATCAACCCCGAACGCCTTGATGTCGAGGGTATTCGCGACCTGATGAAGGCCTATCTCGCGTGA
- the pseC gene encoding UDP-4-amino-4,6-dideoxy-N-acetyl-beta-L-altrosamine transaminase, whose protein sequence is MTATPFLPYGRQSIADSDIEAVVEALRSDYLTTGPMVERFERELAATVGAKEAVVVANGTAALHLCMLAQDLTPSDVVIVPSITFAASANCVAYCGAQVVFADVDPLTGLITDETFEDALSLIGPQKRFAGVIPVHYAGRPVDISRISAVARARGAFVIEDACHALGSTGPQGPIGACAASDMANFSFHPVKTLTTGEGGAISTNDLERARRLRLLRSHGIERDPARFVGLGYGDGDENGAWVYEMQVLGFNYRLPDINCALGVAQLKRLPEFIKRRKALVAAYQAELAQSNLPVSWMAPAAGDDPVFHLFAPGIDFAAVGKTRAEVMAGLRERGIGTQVHYIPVHRQPYWQTRQLSPRALPGADAFYRSTLSLPLYPDMADGDPARVVEALKEVLA, encoded by the coding sequence GTGACGGCCACCCCGTTCCTACCCTACGGACGGCAGTCCATCGCCGACAGTGATATAGAGGCGGTGGTTGAGGCCCTGCGTTCGGATTACCTGACCACTGGGCCAATGGTCGAACGCTTCGAACGCGAACTGGCGGCCACCGTTGGGGCGAAAGAGGCTGTGGTCGTCGCCAACGGTACGGCGGCTCTGCACCTGTGTATGCTGGCGCAGGATCTGACGCCCAGCGATGTCGTCATCGTGCCGTCGATTACCTTTGCCGCCTCTGCCAACTGTGTGGCCTATTGCGGGGCACAGGTCGTCTTTGCCGACGTTGATCCGCTAACGGGTCTGATCACCGACGAGACCTTTGAGGATGCCCTGTCCCTGATCGGTCCGCAAAAGCGCTTTGCCGGGGTCATCCCCGTGCACTATGCCGGGCGTCCGGTCGATATCAGCCGTATCTCCGCTGTGGCGCGTGCGCGCGGGGCCTTTGTCATCGAAGACGCCTGCCATGCGCTGGGCAGCACAGGGCCTCAAGGCCCTATCGGGGCCTGCGCGGCATCGGACATGGCCAACTTCTCCTTTCATCCGGTCAAGACCCTGACCACCGGCGAAGGCGGAGCCATCAGCACCAATGACCTTGAACGGGCGCGCCGTCTGCGCCTGTTGCGTAGCCACGGGATTGAGCGCGACCCGGCCCGCTTTGTAGGTCTCGGCTATGGCGACGGCGACGAAAATGGCGCGTGGGTTTATGAGATGCAGGTGTTGGGGTTCAACTACCGTCTGCCTGACATCAATTGCGCGCTTGGCGTGGCACAACTCAAGCGGTTGCCGGAGTTTATTAAGCGGCGAAAGGCGCTGGTAGCGGCCTATCAAGCTGAGTTGGCACAAAGCAACCTGCCCGTGTCGTGGATGGCTCCGGCCGCGGGCGATGATCCGGTGTTTCACCTGTTTGCCCCCGGCATCGACTTTGCGGCCGTGGGCAAGACCCGCGCCGAGGTGATGGCAGGCTTACGCGAACGCGGTATTGGCACACAGGTCCACTATATCCCCGTGCACCGTCAGCCTTACTGGCAAACACGGCAACTGAGCCCGCGCGCCCTGCCGGGTGCCGATGCTTTCTACCGCTCGACCCTGTCGCTGCCACTTTATCCCGACATGGCCGATGGCGACCCGGCGCGCGTCGTCGAGGCGTTGAAAGAGGTGCTGGCATGA
- a CDS encoding WecB/TagA/CpsF family glycosyltransferase, translating to MKPSCRLLPVTRVALMGAQMDVVTPDTVMDFIAGTRGRQTIIANHNLHSLYLFQKCADMRRFYAQADLIEMDSTPLILWGKLVGHEMSRANRCTYLDFREDFWSRAAEEGWRVFHVGGAPEHNQLSKDAILRRHPRVKLEVRSGYFDVNGPENDVLLKDIAAHRPDVLLVGMGMPRQELWILNALDRLPPCAILPVGAAFDYEAGVMNTPPRWAGQWGIEWLVRFLYEPKRLFTRYFIEPWTLIPFVMADLLARRRAPVNQYESGARQNL from the coding sequence TGTCGCCCTGATGGGCGCGCAGATGGACGTGGTAACACCTGATACGGTCATGGACTTTATCGCGGGCACGCGCGGGCGGCAGACCATCATCGCCAATCACAATTTGCATAGCCTCTATCTCTTCCAGAAATGTGCCGATATGCGCCGCTTCTATGCGCAGGCCGACTTGATCGAGATGGATTCAACGCCACTGATCCTGTGGGGGAAGCTGGTGGGGCATGAGATGAGCCGCGCCAATCGCTGCACTTATCTCGACTTCCGCGAAGACTTCTGGTCGCGCGCCGCCGAAGAAGGCTGGCGCGTGTTCCACGTCGGTGGGGCGCCCGAACATAACCAGCTCTCAAAAGACGCTATTTTACGCCGTCACCCCCGCGTGAAACTTGAGGTGCGAAGCGGCTATTTCGACGTCAATGGTCCAGAGAACGACGTCCTGCTTAAGGACATCGCCGCCCATAGGCCGGACGTGCTTCTTGTGGGTATGGGAATGCCGCGTCAGGAGCTCTGGATTCTCAATGCACTCGACCGTCTGCCCCCGTGCGCCATCCTTCCGGTAGGCGCGGCATTCGACTATGAAGCCGGTGTGATGAATACGCCGCCACGCTGGGCCGGGCAATGGGGCATTGAGTGGCTGGTGCGCTTCCTCTACGAACCGAAACGCCTGTTCACCCGCTATTTCATCGAACCGTGGACGCTGATCCCCTTCGTCATGGCCGACCTGCTCGCTCGTCGCCGTGCGCCCGTTAACCAATATGAAAGCGGCGCGCGCCAAAATCTCTGA
- a CDS encoding type II secretion system F family protein, with translation MMIILIAFLSFVILASVGFVLTSGGASEVAAKRAQAIGMGATTAAKRKSQRTAANRTPEERRKQILLQLKESEQRERKARLSLTARLQHAGLTPNVKTFWIWSVALGIAAAVIVLVVSRIPLAALGAGFAFGYGAPRWWLSFLAKRRTTKFTANFADAIDILVRGIKSGLPVHDGLKIIAKELPAPLGPEFQRLNENISIGMGLDMSLEKMCERMPTPELRFFTIVIAIQQKTGGNLAEALGNLSHVLRSRRMMREKIKALSSEAIASASIIGVLPPGVGIMIYITNPGYMGPLLTDPRGNFMLLGGAVWMLCGIFMMRKMINFKF, from the coding sequence ATGATGATCATCCTCATCGCTTTTCTGAGCTTCGTCATCCTCGCTTCGGTCGGTTTCGTCCTGACCAGTGGCGGGGCCTCTGAGGTCGCGGCGAAACGCGCTCAGGCCATTGGGATGGGTGCCACCACGGCTGCCAAGCGCAAGAGCCAGCGCACCGCTGCAAACCGCACACCTGAGGAGCGTCGCAAGCAGATTTTGCTGCAACTCAAAGAGTCAGAGCAACGCGAACGCAAGGCGCGCCTGTCACTGACGGCACGTTTGCAGCACGCGGGCCTTACCCCCAATGTAAAAACCTTCTGGATATGGTCAGTGGCCCTGGGCATAGCCGCCGCGGTGATCGTCCTTGTCGTCAGCCGCATCCCTCTGGCGGCTCTGGGTGCGGGTTTTGCCTTTGGCTACGGCGCGCCGCGCTGGTGGCTATCGTTCCTGGCTAAGCGCCGCACGACCAAATTCACCGCCAATTTCGCCGATGCGATCGACATTCTGGTGCGCGGCATCAAGTCCGGCCTGCCCGTACATGACGGCCTGAAGATCATCGCAAAGGAACTGCCGGCACCTCTGGGCCCGGAGTTTCAACGTCTGAACGAAAACATCTCCATCGGCATGGGACTCGATATGTCGCTCGAAAAGATGTGCGAGCGGATGCCGACACCGGAACTGCGTTTTTTCACCATTGTCATTGCCATCCAGCAAAAGACCGGGGGAAACCTTGCCGAAGCGCTTGGCAACCTCTCGCACGTGCTGCGCTCACGGCGTATGATGCGCGAGAAGATTAAGGCCCTGTCGTCCGAAGCCATCGCTTCGGCCTCCATCATCGGGGTCCTGCCGCCAGGGGTGGGCATCATGATCTATATCACCAACCCTGGCTATATGGGGCCGTTGCTAACCGACCCGCGCGGCAATTTCATGCTGCTGGGCGGAGCGGTTTGGATGTTGTGCGGCATCTTCATGATGCGCAAAATGATCAACTTCAAATTTTAG
- a CDS encoding exonuclease domain-containing protein, with amino-acid sequence MSRFPALPPTYYHAHFSEMLAFVREVYASVLGETEHTFITDFAGLSLEAQCLFIRMSNRKRPVFTAADLVYTEIGEIEWRLEELAEAGFARRASAEDYRSWLDTLTRPVLEQMARENDIALARQWSKAQVARAVEANLPFEDFAASFSHTTWVPGHRETVGFLLYLYFGKLSDNLTAFTLRDLGVVSVRGQTAYQARFVSREEALGGHAYTQALRSLKGAAPEDYQRLAERADTLPAPATPFVDGLRDRLMHDLGRFFERQKDTDQAIGFYAQSGLFESQERTIRLLHGRGETERVLGLLESMLDSPAHDEAFLFADDFYRRKFGKKRTSAFTDLLREGEEIGADDLYRSLPELAAIRHYETKGWTAHHVENGLWPALFGLLFWNELFEQPGSLASEFDWMPQALKDNRFATLFPLVVEERLAALETGVGWPLIADTLNRREGRENGIFGWWPGLEKLLHDFLCAAPPKAVRDTVAALCADFQGLRDGFPDLLLIGPCGVRFIEVKGEGDQVRRHQLARLNLLRQAGFEAGILRVTFHPDPDQVYTVVDIETTGGQSANERVTEIGAVKIRNGEIIDTWQSLINPERRIPPFITELTGISNAMVRDAPRFADIADDFDAFLKGTVFVAHNVNFDYGFLSAEYRRLERPFRYPKMCTVASMRRHFPGLAAYGLGPLSREFGIELKNHHRALSDAMAAAELLKLINERRLSPIRDWDAR; translated from the coding sequence ATGTCGCGTTTTCCTGCCCTGCCGCCGACCTATTACCACGCACACTTCAGCGAGATGCTGGCCTTTGTGCGCGAGGTCTATGCCAGCGTACTGGGTGAGACCGAGCATACCTTCATTACAGACTTTGCGGGTCTGAGCCTTGAAGCCCAGTGCCTGTTTATTCGCATGTCGAACCGCAAACGTCCGGTGTTTACGGCCGCTGATCTCGTCTATACCGAGATCGGCGAGATCGAGTGGCGGCTGGAGGAACTGGCCGAAGCCGGGTTCGCGCGCCGCGCCTCTGCCGAAGATTACAGGTCATGGCTCGATACCCTGACACGGCCCGTGCTGGAGCAGATGGCGCGCGAAAACGACATCGCCCTAGCGCGCCAGTGGTCGAAGGCGCAGGTGGCGCGGGCAGTCGAAGCGAACCTGCCGTTCGAGGATTTCGCCGCCAGTTTTTCGCACACCACCTGGGTGCCGGGGCATCGGGAGACAGTGGGCTTCCTGCTCTACCTCTATTTTGGCAAGCTGAGCGACAATCTGACGGCCTTTACCCTACGGGATCTGGGCGTCGTCTCGGTGCGCGGTCAGACGGCCTATCAGGCGCGCTTCGTCAGCCGCGAGGAGGCATTGGGCGGCCATGCCTATACGCAGGCGCTACGGTCCTTGAAGGGGGCGGCGCCAGAGGACTATCAGCGACTGGCGGAGCGTGCCGACACTCTTCCCGCCCCCGCCACGCCGTTTGTTGACGGTCTGCGCGACCGGCTGATGCACGATCTGGGGCGCTTTTTCGAGCGGCAGAAGGACACGGATCAGGCCATCGGTTTTTACGCACAATCGGGCCTGTTCGAGAGTCAGGAACGCACCATCCGACTGTTGCACGGGCGGGGCGAGACAGAGCGCGTGCTGGGCCTGCTGGAGTCCATGCTCGACTCCCCGGCGCACGATGAGGCCTTTCTGTTCGCCGACGACTTCTACCGTCGCAAGTTCGGCAAGAAACGCACGAGTGCGTTTACCGACCTGCTGCGCGAGGGCGAAGAGATCGGCGCCGATGACCTCTATCGCAGCCTGCCGGAACTGGCGGCCATCCGCCATTACGAGACAAAGGGCTGGACGGCACACCACGTTGAAAACGGCCTGTGGCCAGCCCTGTTTGGCCTGCTATTCTGGAACGAACTGTTTGAGCAGCCGGGGTCGCTGGCCTCGGAATTCGACTGGATGCCGCAGGCGCTGAAAGACAATCGCTTCGCCACCTTGTTCCCGTTGGTCGTTGAAGAGCGTCTGGCCGCATTGGAAACGGGCGTCGGCTGGCCCCTGATCGCCGACACCCTCAACCGCCGCGAAGGTCGTGAGAACGGTATCTTCGGCTGGTGGCCGGGTTTAGAGAAGCTGCTGCATGACTTTCTATGCGCCGCCCCGCCGAAGGCCGTGCGCGACACAGTGGCGGCCCTGTGCGCCGATTTTCAAGGCTTGCGCGACGGCTTTCCAGACCTGCTGCTCATCGGTCCGTGTGGCGTCAGATTCATCGAGGTCAAAGGCGAAGGCGATCAGGTTCGCAGGCACCAGCTGGCACGGCTCAACCTACTGCGACAGGCGGGATTTGAGGCGGGCATATTGCGCGTTACCTTCCACCCCGACCCGGATCAGGTCTATACGGTGGTCGATATCGAGACCACCGGCGGGCAGTCGGCCAATGAGCGCGTGACCGAGATCGGCGCAGTGAAGATCCGCAATGGCGAGATCATCGACACCTGGCAAAGCTTGATCAATCCCGAACGCCGCATTCCGCCCTTTATCACCGAACTGACCGGCATCAGCAACGCAATGGTCAGGGACGCCCCCCGCTTTGCCGACATCGCCGACGATTTCGATGCATTTCTGAAAGGGACGGTCTTCGTCGCCCACAATGTCAATTTCGACTACGGTTTCCTGTCGGCAGAGTACCGGCGGCTAGAACGGCCCTTCCGTTATCCCAAAATGTGTACCGTGGCGTCGATGCGCCGGCACTTTCCGGGGCTGGCGGCCTACGGACTAGGGCCGTTGTCGCGTGAATTTGGCATTGAGTTGAAAAATCACCACCGCGCCCTGTCGGACGCGATGGCAGCAGCGGAGTTGCTGAAACTGATCAATGAGCGCCGACTGAGCCCTATTCGCGACTGGGACGCCCGATAG